CCGGCCTGCCCGACGGCGTGCTCGGCTTCATCCCGGGGCCGGGCCCCGAGCAGGGTGAGGCCGCGCTCGACAGCCCCCACCTCGCGGGCATCCACTTCACGGGCAGCACCCCCACCTTCCACACGCTCTGGAAGGGCGTGGCGGAGCGCCTCGATACGTACCGCAGCTACCCGCGCATCGTGGGCGAGACGGGCGGCAAGGACTTCATCGTCGCGCACCCGAGCGCGGACCCGATGCAGCTGGCCACCGCGATCAGCCGCGGCGCCTTCGAGTTCCAGGGCCAGAAGTGCTCGGCCGTCAGCCGGGTCTACATCCCGAAGAGCCTCTGGAAGACGGTGAGCGAGCGCGTCGCGGCCGACATGGAGGGCATGAAGTACGGCGACGTGCGCGACTTCAGCAACTTCGGCGGCGCGGTGATCGACGAGCGCGCGTTCGACAAGATCACCGGCTACATCGGCGTCGCCAAAGAAACGGCGACGGTGGTGGCGGGCGGCGCGTCCGACAAGTCCAAGGGCTGGTTCGTGCACCCGACCCTCGTGCGCGTCGACGACCCGAAGCACCGCCTGATGCGGGAGGAGATCTTCGGCCCGGTCGTCACCGCGTACGTCTACGACGACGCCACGCCGTGGTCCGAGGTGCTGGAGCTGGTCGACTCGACGTCTCCTTACGGGCTGACCGGCGCGGTCTTCTCACGCGACCGCGAGGCGGTGCGCGAGGCCCTCGTCGGCCTGCGGCAAGCGGCCGGGAACTTCTACGTCAACGACAAGCCGACCGGCGCGGTGGTCAGCCAGCAGCCCTTCGGTGGCGCGCGCCAGAGCGGCACCAACGACAAGGCCGGGTTCCACTACAACCTGCTCCGCTGGGTCAGCCCGCGCTCCATCAAGGAGAACCTCCTGCCCCCGACCGACTGGCGCTACCCCTTCCTCGGCGAGGAGTGACGCGTCAATCGGGCGCGCCCTGGAGCGCCCAGGCATAGAGGAGGCGGATCTCCTCCGACGCGAGCGGCGGGAGGCCGAGCGGCATGCCGGGCGGCGCGTCGCTCGGCGGCGCCATGGCCGGCGCGAGTGGATCGGCCAGCACGCCGTTGACGTCGCGCGCCGCCTCCTCGTGCCGCCGCATCAGCCGCCACACGAGCGGCGGCAGCCCGCTGTCGTCGGGCGTGATCACCGAGCGGTGGGTTCCGTCGGGGAGGGTCACGCCGGCCCGCACCCCGTCGGGGCTCGAGAGGTCGAGCGAGCTGGGCGCGAAGCCGAAGGTGGCGTTCGCCTGGCCGTCCGTGTGCGCGTGGCAGTGGATGCACGAGCGATCGAAGAGCCGGCGCACCTCGGCGTAGCGGACCGGCCGGCCGAGCGGCTCGAGCGCGCTCGCGTTCACCGTGCGCGGCGCCGAGACCGGGCGGCCCGGCTCGACCAGGAACAGGAAGTCGCGAATGAGGAGCGACTCCTCGTCGCTCAGCTGCGGGTGGGGCATCTCCGTGTTCGGGTCGAGACGCCGCGGGTCCCGGATCCACGCGAGCGCCACGTCGGGCGTCATGCGGTCACGGACGAAGCGCAGGTTCGGCGCCTCGAAGGCGGCGTCGCCGATCCGTCGGAGCGCGACGGGCGGCAGGTGCACCCCGAAGTCGAGGTTGCCCAGCTCGTGGCAGGTCATGCAGCCCGCGCGCTCGAAGCTCGCGCGCCCCGCGGCCACGTTGCTCCGGGAGGGAGCGGGGGAGCGCGGCACCTCGACCTCTCCCGCGCGCTCACGCAGGAAGCCCACGATGAGGCGCGCGTCGGCCTCGGTGACGGGCAGCCGCGGCATCGTCTCCTCCATGCGCGGCCGGACGTCGTGCGGGTTCTGCAGGTACGACACCAGGTAGTCCTCGCGGAGCCGGCGGGTGACGTGGCGGAGATCCGGGACGTGGAGGTAGTGCTCGACGCGCGGCGCTCGCCCGAGCCCGCTGCGCTGCGCGCCCACCACCCGCTCGTGGCACCCGACGCAGCTCTGGCGACGGCTCACGCGGACCCCGGGCACGACGTGGCAGCTCGCGCAGCCGTAGCGCTCGACGGCGGCGCGGCCGTCCTGCGCCGCGGCGGGCGTCGCGGACGCGAGCGCCAGGAGCGCGATGAAGAGGGCGCGCATCTCAGCTGACCGGCGGGGTGGTCCGCAGACCCAGCGTGTAGTCGAGCGCGTCGAAGCTCGGCGCGAGGTTGGCGTGGGCGTCTCGCATCGCGTGGGCGTCGCTCGCGGCGCGGGAGCGCTCGTCGTCGTCCCGGCTCGTGCGCGCGACGATCTGCTGCGCCCCGTAGCAGGCCACCTGCGCCCAGCGATCGGCGCAGACCTCCTCCGCGACCGCGCGGGCGGTCTCGTACGCCGCGTTCCGCGAGCCCCGCACGAAGAGCGCGGAGGCGAGCCCGACCCGCGCCGCGGCCCCGGTCTGGTCCGGGTAGAGCACGAGCGCCTTGCGATAGTTCACCACCGCGCTCCGCGTCTCGCCGAGCCGGAGCTGCGCCTCGGCGAGCGTGACGAGCGCGGAGGGGCGCTCCCACTCCTCGACGTCGCCGCGGCGCAACACATCGACGAGCATGTCGCGCGCCCCCTCGGCGTCCCCCGCCTCCATCGCGTAGTAGGCCTCGTCGACGACGGACTCCTCGCCGCCGCCACAGAACTCGACCTCCTCGTCGAGGTACTCGTCCTCGAGGTACTCGTCCTCCGTGTCCAGGGACGCGAGCGCGCCGTCCTCCTGCGCGTAGGCGAGGGGGCTGAAGGCGAGCGTGAAGAAGACGGCGGCGACGAGCAGGCGGGTCATGGGCGTTCCTCCTGCCCGCCTCTATTTCAGGCTCCGTGCCAGCTCACTCAGGTCCGAGAAAGCAGGGCCACTCGCGGCTCGTGGCCCCGTCGCCGTGGGCAGCGCGCCGCGCCCCCCGTGTCCGAACACCCACGCACCCGTCAGCGGAGCGCGCGGCCGAAGCTCCGGTTGCGCACCGTGCCGCGCAGGACCTGAGACGCGCCCGCGGTGTCCCGGATGCCCGTCGGCGTGCCCGAGAAGAGCCAGACGCTCTCCCAGGTCGCGGGCATCGGGGCGTCGGGGGCGGAGACGAACACGTCGTCCAGCCCGTCCGCCTCGACGTCGCCGACCACCGTGAGGATCTCGCCGAAGTCGTGCTCCCCGCTCCGCGTGACGGTGCTCGCGAGGGTCAGGGACGGCCCCCAGTAGAGCCACACGGTCTCCGTCGCGGGATCGCCCACCAGGACGTCGTCGAAGCCGTCCCCGTTCAGGTCGCCGGGGATCGTCACGTCCCAGCCGAACTGGCTCGCGCCCGCGGGCTCGGCGCGCGTGCGGTCCGCGACGGCGCTCGGCCCGGCGGGGCCGCCGTGGAAGAGATGGATGGCCGTGAAGTCCCCGACCACGACGTCGGCGTAGCCGTCGCCGTTGACGTCCCCGCCCGCCTGCGCGCCGATGTTGCCCGTCGTCAGGTAGCTCCAGCCCGGCGTCACCGCGAGGCCCGTCGGGCCGCCGAAGTACAGGAAGACGTCCCCGTCGCAACCAAACGCGAAGCGCGAGCAGTTCGTCACGAGCACGTCCGCGTACCCGTCCCCGTCGACGTCGCCGGCCGGGGAGACGCTCCCGCGCGACGACGTGAACAGGGAGATCGTCTGGCTCGGGCTCGTGGGCAGCGCGGGGCCTCCGCGGAAGAAGTGCAGGGACGAGCCGCTCGAGATGGAGATCGCGCCGAAGTCCGCGTACCCGTCGCCATCGACGTCACCGAGCCCCGCGACGTCGCGCGCGGACGAGACGCGCGGGCGGGCCGCGTGCGTCATCGCGAGCCCGGTGGCGCCGCCGAGGTAGATGCGCACGCCGCTCGAGTCGAGGACCAGCGCGTCTCCGAAGCCGTCGCCGTTCACGTCGCCCGCGGCGTCGACGTCGCCGAGCCCGAAGATGCCCGTCAGATCGAAGCGATGCAGGAGCCCCGCCGTGTTGCCCTCGTAGTAGCGGAGCAGCCGGTCGGGGCTCTGGGTGATGATGGCGTCGGCGTGGAAGTCGCCGTTCACGTCGAAGGGCTGGCTCCAGCTCGTGAACGCGGCGCGGCTGCCCGCGGCCACCGTGACCTGCCAGACCGGGCTCGCGCTCGGGCTGAGCGTGCCGCCGCAGCGCCCGAAGGCGCGCCAGTAGTAGTTGCCCGCAGGCAACGTCGAGGCGGGCGTGGCGCTCGCCCCCGTCGCGTCGATCGTCTCGAGGACGCTCGCGCAAGCGCGGTCCGCGCAGATCTCGACCCGCGCGCCCTCGTGGCCTGCGGGCAGGGCCCACGCGAAGGGCACGTCCCCGTTCGTCACCCGGCTGGTCGAGAGCGGCGACGTCGGGCGCGGGGCCTCGGGCGCCGCGCAAGGCCCGTCGAGCCCCGGCGAGGGCGTGGAGACCGCGAAGTCGTCCACGTTTCGATCCGTGTCGGTGTGCATCGCGTCGCGGCTGAGCGACTCCCCGGCGGAGACCGCGGCCACGGCCGGCGCCTCGCCCGCGAAGGTCGCGCTCGAGAAGTCGCCGTATCCGAGCGCGTCCACCACGACGGTGGCGAAGCGGACCTGCACCGAGTCCGGGCCGTTCTGCAGATCCGCGCCCGCGTGGAGGAGGTCCGCGATCGAGCGGAGCGGCTCGACCGCGCCGGTGTGCGCGATGACGAAGAGGCCGTCCGCGGGGATCGTGCCCGAGAGCGGGATGGTCGCGTAGTCACCCGCGCCCGAGCCGTTGACGCCCACCACGGCGTAGCCGCTCAGGTCCGTCCCGGGCGGCCCGTGGAGCTCGATGAACGCTCCATCCGCGTCCGCTCCGACCGCATCGTAGAGCACCTCGTTGACGAGCACGACGGCGGGCGGCGCCGGGGTGCAGTCGTCGTCACGCCCGAAGTCGCACCCGGCGGGGCAGCACCCGTCGCCGTCGGCGCACGCGCTGATCGGCGTGAAGGGGCACATCGCCGAGCAGCTCGAGGCCGATCCGACCAGCGTGTCCTGCGTGCAGGCCATCATGTCGTCGCAGGCCCCGGGGCAGTCGCCGTCGCAGGTCTCGGGCGGCTCCGTCACCCCGTTGCCGCAGCTCGGGGAGCAGTCGTCGTCGCGCGTCGCGTCGCAGCCGGGCGCGCAACATCCGTCGCCGTCAACGCACGCGCTGATGGGAGAGAAGGAGCACGTCGCGGAGCAGGACGAGGCCGATCCGACCAGCGTGTCGCGCGTGCACGCGAGCATGTCGTCGCAGCTCGCGGGGCAGTCGCCGTCGCAGAGCTCGGGCGGCTCCGTCACCCCGTTGCCGCAGCTCGGGGAGCAGTCGGCGTCGCGCGTCGCGTCGCACCCCGGCGCGCAGCAGCCGTCGCCGTCCACGCACGCGCTGATGGGGGAGAACGAGCAGCTGGCCGAGCAGGTCGACGCGGAGCCGACCAGCGTGTCCGTGGTGCACGCGAGCCCGTCCGAGCAGGACGTCGGGCAGTCTCCGTCGCACGTCTCGGGCGGCTCGACGACGCCGTTGCCGCAGCTGGCCGAGCAGTCGTCGTCGCGCGTGGCGTCGCACCCGGGCGCACAGCAGCCGTCTCCGCTCACGCACGCGTCGATGGGTACGAACGAGCAGCTCGCCGAGCAGCTCGACGCGGACCCGACCAGCGCGTCGGCGGTACACGCGACCCCGTCGTCGCACGCGCTCGGGCAGTCGCCGTCGCAGGTCTCGGGCGGCTGCACCACGCCGTCGCCGCAGGACGCCGAGCAGTCGTCGTCGGTCGTGACGTCGCAGCCGTCGGCGCAGCAGCCGTCGCCGTCCACGCACGCCTCGATCGGCGCCGAGGCACAGCGGGCGTCGCAGGTCGCGGCCGCGCCCACGAGCGTGTCGAGCGTGCAGGCCACGCCGTCGTCGCACGCGATCGGGCAGTCGCCGTCGCAGCGCTCCCCTTCATCGACGATCCCGTCTCCGCAGACGCCGACCTGCGCGTCCAGGGCGGCGTCGAGGGCGGCGGCGTCGAGGGGCCCCGACTCGCCACCACAGGCGGAGAGCAGGCAGAGGGCGAGGAGAGCGGCTCGGGTGTGCATGGGGGTTGGTTCTCGCGGACTACGGGCAGGCGTTGGTGGCGTGGCCCGCCACTCCTCCATCGCCGCGCTCCTGATCGTCGGTGAGAAGTACGGTTCCGCCCGGCAGAGCCCCCTCGCTGGCGTGATTCGCGGGATGGATGGCGCGATGTGTCGCAACGCGCTCAGCGGCGCGACGCCCAGAGCACCTCGCTCGTCTGCACGGCGCCCCGGTCGACGACCAGGTGCTGGTAGCCCATCGACATGCGCACGTCGGACGCGTGCTGGCCGAACTGCCGCCAGGTGTAGTGGGTCAGCTCGCCCACGGTGAGGATGGCGTTGTGCGGATCGTTGTCGGCCTCGCCGTTGATGCCGAGCCGCAGGAAGTGCGAGAGGTAGCCGCCCGCCTGGAAGCGCCCCGCGACCGCGCTCGTCACGTCCTCCTCGCTCGAGAACATGCCGACGCGGCCGGGCCGGGTGATGACGTCCTTCGCGAAGCCGCCCGCGAAGCAGGCGTCGATGGCCACCAGCGCGACGCGCGCGTTCAGCCCGTCGAAGAGCCGGCCCAGCTCGTCGTCCATCATGCGCCCATCGTGCATCAGCAGGTACTCGTCCTGCCGGTCGAGCTCGCGCGGGTCGCTCGAGGAGTCGGTCTGGCCGCCGTGGCCCGAGTAGAAGAACACGAGCACGTCGTCGGGGCGGATGCGCTGCGTGATGGTCTGCATCGCCTGGCGCAGGTTCGCCGTCGTCGCCTGCGCGTCGGTGAACAAGAACTCCTGGCTCTGCGGCATGTTGCCCTGGTTGCGCACCGCCTCGGCCAGCTTGCGCGCGTCGTTCGCGCACTCGGGGAGATCGTTGACGCTCCCCGGGTAGTCGGTGATGCCCGCGAAGAGCCCCCACACGCGCCCGGCCTCGCCCGGGCTGGCGGCCGGCGTCCCGGGCGCGCTCGGCGCGCTGGGCGGCGCGACCACGCTCGGGCCTTCCGTCACCACGAGCCGGTAGCTCCCCGTCTCCCCGGGCCGGTAGCTCGTGACCGTGATCGTGTAGTCCCCCGGCTCGGCCACCGGCAGGTCGAGCCCGCTGTTCAGCGACTGCCCAGCCGCGAAGTCGTCGTTGTCCTCCTGGTGCCCGCTCGGCGAGCGCACGATCAGATAGGTGTCGAAGTCGCTCGACTCGAGCCGGATCTGGACCGCGCTCTGCGGCGTGAAGGACATGGTGAAGGCGTCGGCGAACTCGCCGCTCTCGAGCGTTCGATCGCCCTGGGCGAGCGTGCCCGTCTCCGTGCGCGCCCCAGCCGGCGCCGCGGCCGGTGTGGGGCTGGGCGTCGGTGTCGGCGTCGGTGTGGGGGTCGCGCCGCTCCCGTTCGCCTGGGGGGGCGCGGTCGGCGTCGTCGCGGGCGCGCCCCGGACGACCAGCGCGTAGCTCCCCGTCTCGCCCGGCTGATAGCTCGTGACGATCACGCGATAGGTCCCGCCCTGATCGACCTGGAGATCCAGCCCCGCGTCGAGCGACTGCCCCGGCCGGAGATCGTCGTTGTCCCGCTGCGGACCGCTGGGCGGGTGCACGATCAGGTAGCTGTCGAAGTCACTCGACTGCGCCTCGATGTGCACGCGCGTCCCCGCCGGCCACTCGAAGCGGTGCTCGTCCATGAACTCCCCGCTCTGCAGCGTCGTGTCGCCCTGCGCGAGGCTCCCTTCGATGCGCTGCTCGGGCCCGCCGCTCGGGGCGGCCGCGGCCTGGGGATCGCCGCGCTGGGTGAGCAGCTTCAGCTCGTACGGCCCGACCTCGCCCGCGCGGTAGCTGGTGGCCACGATCCGGTAGGTGCCCGGCGTGGTCAGCGGCATCGACAGGCGCGAGTTGAGGGTGCCGGCGTGGTCGTCGTTCTCCCAGTGCTGCCCGCCCGGACCGTCCACGCGGAGGAACGTGTCGAAGCTGCTCGACTCGAGCTCGATCGCGACCTCCGTGTCCATCGGCTGCGCGACCGTCAGCTCGTAGACGTCGTAGCGCTCGCCGCTCGGCAGCGTGGGATCGTTCTGCGCGAGGTTGCCGTGCAGGCGATCACCGATGCGGATGGGCAGCGCGCGCGGCTGCGGAGAGTCGGGCGAAGGAGCGGGCGCCGTCCCCGCCGCCTGGGCCGGCTGCACGGGCGGAGGCGAGTCGGCGTCGCGCCCCGCGCCACGGAGCCGATCGAGCAGCTCGCTGAACTGATGGTGCGCCCGCGCGAGGAGCGGCGCCGACTCCGCGTCGGCCGCCTCCGCCGACACCGTGTAGGCGACGCCCTGGCGCCCGATGACCTGCACGTTGTAGTTGCCGGCGTTCGGCGCGCGGTAGACGTCGCCCTCCCCCGCCAGCGTCAGCCCGTTCGGCGCCACCACCGAGGTGCGCACCTCGCCGTCGCCGCGCGCGCGGACGCGGATGCGGCCCGGCTCGCTCAACCGGACCACGTAGGCGTCGAAGAGCTCCCCGCCGCTGAGCGTGTGATCGCCCTGGGCCAGCTCTCCGCTCGCGCTCTGCCCCGCGTTGATCACGGGGATGGACTGGCCCTCCTCGCCCACGCGCCGCGCGACCAGGCGGTAGGCGCCCTCACCCTGATCGGCGTAGGCGCGGACCTCGATCTTCATCTGGCCCGCCGCGGGCGCGATCAGCTCGAGCTGGGACCGGGTGCGATCGCCCTGCCAGTCGTCGTTGACCAGCGCGCCGCTCCCGGGCGGGGTGGCCTCGAGGAAGGGGTCGAAGGCGTCGCTCGTCAGCTCGATGAGCACCCGCTCGCCCGCCGCGACCTGCACGAAGTAGCGGTCGTAGCGCCCGCGCCCATCGCGCGCGTCGTCCGCCGCGAGCGTGCCCGCCTGCTCGAGCAGCGGCCCCGCGGGCGCCGCCGCCTCCGGCTCGACCGCGGCCGCGCCCTCCTCCGTGGACGAGGACGTCTCCTCCTCATCATCACCGCACGCCCAGAGGAGCCCCGCCAGCGCCACGCACACCACCCACCCGAGCCTGGTTCTCATGGGCCGAACCATACCCGCAACGGCTTGACAGGGCCTAGTCGTCACCGGATGGTCCCCAGCCAAATGACGAGCGCCGCCGCGAACCAGCCGACCCTCTTCGGTCACCCGACCGGTCTGTTCCAGCTCTTCTTCGCCGAGATGTGGGAGCGCTTCTCCTACTACGGCATGCGGGCGCTGCTCTTGTTCTACATGATCAAGGGCTTCCTCGGGCTCAACGACGGAGAGGCCTACGGCGTCTACGGCGCGTACACCGCGCTGGTCTACATGACGCCCTACTTCGGCGGCATGCTGGCCGATCGGCTGCTCGGGCGAAGGCGGGCGGTGGTCGTGGGCGGCTTGCTGATGGCGGCGGGTCACCTCCTGATGACCATCGAGAACCGCTACGCATTCTTCGGCGCCCTCGCGTTGCTGATCGCGGGCAACGGCTTCTTCAAGCCGAACATCTCCACCATCGTGGGCGAGCTGTACCCGAAGACCAGCGACAAGAAGGACGCGGGCTTCACGATCTTCTACATGGGGATCAACCTCGGCGCGGCGATGAGCCCCATCATCTGCGGCTACGTCGGGGAGACCTACGGCTGGCACTACGGCTTCGGCCTCGCCACGGCGGGCATGCTGATCGGCGTCGCCGTCTTCGTCGCCCCCACCCTGCTCACGCAGGTCCTGATCGGCGTCGGCGTGCTGGCCACGTCGCTCGCGATGCCCTTCCTCCAGGACTCGCTCCTCCAGCTCGGCGTGCGGCTCCTGCTCGCGATCATGCTGCTCATCGCGGGCGTCGTGGCCATCCGCGCGCTCGGCAAGGGCCCTCTCGCGAAGGAGGCGGGCGCGCCGCCGGACCCCGAGGCCCTGAAGAAGAAGCTCTTCGGCTTCCTGCCCGCCGAGTACGCGGTCTATCTGGGCACCGGCGCCGCGGTGATCGCCTTCACCTTCATCGTGCAGGACGGCTCGGCCGCGGGCTGGGTGCTGAACATCACCGGGGTGATCTTCTTCATCTACGTCATCTACGACATGGTGACGAAGTGCACGCGCGTCGAGCGCCACAGGCTGATGGTCGTCTTGACGATCTTCTTCTTCAACATGTTCTTCTGGGCCTGCTTCGAGCAGGCCGGCACCAGCCTCAACAACTGGACCGACCGCAACATCGACCGGGTGAGCGAGAGCGCGCAGGTCGAGGCGGGACAGGTCGGCGAGTCGATCCGCTTCCGGGTCTCCCCCGGCACCACCGACGCGGCGCTCACCGCCCTGCCGCTCCTGTCGCAGGAGCAGCTGGGCAAGGTCAACGGCGACGCCGGCATGGGGGAGCTGATCGCGCGCGCCGTCGGCGCGGTCGAGCGGCACCGCAACGAGACGCGGGACCCGGCTTCGCAGGCGAGCGAGGAGGACATCGCGGGGCTCCAGGCGCGGGTGCGCGAGAGCGACGTGCTGACGATGACGGGCCTGACCTATCTGCGCGCCGCGGCCGCGGCCGACGTGGCCCTGGACGGCGCCGACGTCGTGGAGTGGCGGGTGGTCGAGGAGAACGTGGGCATGGGCCTCGGCGACTCCGAGATCCCGGCCAGCGAGTTCCAGGCCGCCAACCCCGTCTACATCATCATCTTCGGGCTCCCGCTCAGCGCGCTCTGGGCCTTCCTCGCCGCGCGGCGGCGGGACCCGAGCACGCCGGTGAAGTTCGCGCTCGGCATCGCGCAGCTCGGCCTCGGCTTCCTCGTCTTCTACTGGGGCGCGGAGCACGCGAACGAGCGCGGCATGTCGTCGATGGCCTACCTGCTCATAGGCTGGCTCTTCGTGACCACGGGGGAGCTGTTCTCGTCCCCGGTCGGGCTCTCGATGGTGACCAAGCTCTCCCCCGGCCGGCTCGTGAGCAGCATCATGGGCGGCTGGTTCCTGGCCACCGCCTTCTCGAACTACCTCGCCGCGGTCATCGCGACCTTCACCGGCGTCTCGCACGGTGAAGAAGGCTTGCAGTTCATCCCCTCGCCGATGGAGACGGCCGAGACCTACGGCGACGTCTTCGGCATCATCGGCGTGACCGCGCTCGGCGCGGCGGTGGTGCTGCTCGCGCTCGCGCCGCTCCTCAAGCGCGGCATGCACCCGGGCCACGAGGACACGGCGCAGCCGACCGAGTTCTGAGCGTGACGTGAGCGCGCGCCGCGGACAGATCGCGTTCTCGAGCTCGCTCGTCCTCGCCGTCTTCGCGCTCGGGGGCGCGGTCGCCGCGTTCTTCGTCGCGTCGTCGGCCGCGCTCGCGGTGCTCGGCGGGTCCGCGTGCGTCGCCTTCGTCGCGCTGGTGTTCGGCTTCGTCTCGCTCCGGGGCGACCGCTTCCGCCGCTCGCTCGGCGCCATCCTCGCCAGCCTCCTCGTGCTGACGGGCATCGGCGTCGCGTTCGCGGTGACGAGCGTGCGCGGCTTCCTCGCCGCGGTGGAGGCGGCGCAGGGCCCCCAGCCGGTCGTGGACGAGGAGTTCCAGTTCCGGCTCACGCCGCCGAGCGACGACGCGGAGATGTTCGGGCTCGACCGGGCGACCGAGCTGCACCCCAGGGCGCGCGCCGGCTTCCAGGTCCACGGCTGGAGCGAGGAGGACCTGCCGGATCTCGAGGCGGCCGTGTTCGTCGAGCCGAGCTACGGGCTCTCGCTCGAGGAGGCGGCGGCGCTCCAGCTCCCGCGCATCGCCGACGCCGAGCCGTCGTGGCGCTCGGAGGCCATCGAGGCCGAGGTCCTCGACCGGCCCGCGCTGCGGTTCCGGCAACAGACCGCGACTGACGGGGGCGCGTGGTGGCAGGAGATCACCTTCTTCACCGACGCCGATCACCTCTACGCGCTGTCGGCGCGCAGTCATCGGCTCGGCACCCACCCCGACGGAGATCCCTGGTACCCCTCCCTCGAGGCGGCCTTCTCCCTGCTCGGCGGTGAGATCGCGTACGGCGAATACCACGACCCGCTCACGCGGAGCGGCGCGGGATGGGAGGTGGAGCGGGGCCGCTTCTCGAGCCGGGTCTGGGGTCTGACGGTCGACGCCACGGACGAGCGCTGGGAGATGCGCGCCGGCCACGCCGCGTGCGAGCGCGAAGACGGCTCGCTGCTCACGCTCACGCGTCGCCGGCCCGAGGTCGCGCTGCGCGTGGTCCCGCTGTCCGTGTCGGGCCGCAGCCGGGCGGAGGTGGAGTCGTCGGTCCTGTACCCCGACGACCCCGCGCTCGACGCGCCCCCGATCACCCTGGCGCTCGCCGGCCAGGACGT
The sequence above is a segment of the Sandaracinaceae bacterium genome. Coding sequences within it:
- the pruA gene encoding L-glutamate gamma-semialdehyde dehydrogenase; the encoded protein is MANIPTPVNEPVYGYAPGSPERAELKKALEAVASEQIEIPIVAGAEEIRSGETVDVVMPHDHQHVLAKAHVAKREHVQKAIDASQKVAKSWAETPFADRAAIFLRAADMLTGTWRQKVNAVCMLGQSKTAHQSEIDAVCELADFWRFNVAFAEKIYADQPISVRGQWNRMDHRPLEGFVLAVSPFNFLSICANLPTAAILMGNVALWKPASTSLRGCWTMVELLREAGLPDGVLGFIPGPGPEQGEAALDSPHLAGIHFTGSTPTFHTLWKGVAERLDTYRSYPRIVGETGGKDFIVAHPSADPMQLATAISRGAFEFQGQKCSAVSRVYIPKSLWKTVSERVAADMEGMKYGDVRDFSNFGGAVIDERAFDKITGYIGVAKETATVVAGGASDKSKGWFVHPTLVRVDDPKHRLMREEIFGPVVTAYVYDDATPWSEVLELVDSTSPYGLTGAVFSRDREAVREALVGLRQAAGNFYVNDKPTGAVVSQQPFGGARQSGTNDKAGFHYNLLRWVSPRSIKENLLPPTDWRYPFLGEE
- a CDS encoding caspase family protein, with the protein product MRTRLGWVVCVALAGLLWACGDDEEETSSSTEEGAAAVEPEAAAPAGPLLEQAGTLAADDARDGRGRYDRYFVQVAAGERVLIELTSDAFDPFLEATPPGSGALVNDDWQGDRTRSQLELIAPAAGQMKIEVRAYADQGEGAYRLVARRVGEEGQSIPVINAGQSASGELAQGDHTLSGGELFDAYVVRLSEPGRIRVRARGDGEVRTSVVAPNGLTLAGEGDVYRAPNAGNYNVQVIGRQGVAYTVSAEAADAESAPLLARAHHQFSELLDRLRGAGRDADSPPPVQPAQAAGTAPAPSPDSPQPRALPIRIGDRLHGNLAQNDPTLPSGERYDVYELTVAQPMDTEVAIELESSSFDTFLRVDGPGGQHWENDDHAGTLNSRLSMPLTTPGTYRIVATSYRAGEVGPYELKLLTQRGDPQAAAAPSGGPEQRIEGSLAQGDTTLQSGEFMDEHRFEWPAGTRVHIEAQSSDFDSYLIVHPPSGPQRDNDDLRPGQSLDAGLDLQVDQGGTYRVIVTSYQPGETGSYALVVRGAPATTPTAPPQANGSGATPTPTPTPTPSPTPAAAPAGARTETGTLAQGDRTLESGEFADAFTMSFTPQSAVQIRLESSDFDTYLIVRSPSGHQEDNDDFAAGQSLNSGLDLPVAEPGDYTITVTSYRPGETGSYRLVVTEGPSVVAPPSAPSAPGTPAASPGEAGRVWGLFAGITDYPGSVNDLPECANDARKLAEAVRNQGNMPQSQEFLFTDAQATTANLRQAMQTITQRIRPDDVLVFFYSGHGGQTDSSSDPRELDRQDEYLLMHDGRMMDDELGRLFDGLNARVALVAIDACFAGGFAKDVITRPGRVGMFSSEEDVTSAVAGRFQAGGYLSHFLRLGINGEADNDPHNAILTVGELTHYTWRQFGQHASDVRMSMGYQHLVVDRGAVQTSEVLWASRR
- a CDS encoding oligopeptide:H+ symporter, whose product is MTSAAANQPTLFGHPTGLFQLFFAEMWERFSYYGMRALLLFYMIKGFLGLNDGEAYGVYGAYTALVYMTPYFGGMLADRLLGRRRAVVVGGLLMAAGHLLMTIENRYAFFGALALLIAGNGFFKPNISTIVGELYPKTSDKKDAGFTIFYMGINLGAAMSPIICGYVGETYGWHYGFGLATAGMLIGVAVFVAPTLLTQVLIGVGVLATSLAMPFLQDSLLQLGVRLLLAIMLLIAGVVAIRALGKGPLAKEAGAPPDPEALKKKLFGFLPAEYAVYLGTGAAVIAFTFIVQDGSAAGWVLNITGVIFFIYVIYDMVTKCTRVERHRLMVVLTIFFFNMFFWACFEQAGTSLNNWTDRNIDRVSESAQVEAGQVGESIRFRVSPGTTDAALTALPLLSQEQLGKVNGDAGMGELIARAVGAVERHRNETRDPASQASEEDIAGLQARVRESDVLTMTGLTYLRAAAAADVALDGADVVEWRVVEENVGMGLGDSEIPASEFQAANPVYIIIFGLPLSALWAFLAARRRDPSTPVKFALGIAQLGLGFLVFYWGAEHANERGMSSMAYLLIGWLFVTTGELFSSPVGLSMVTKLSPGRLVSSIMGGWFLATAFSNYLAAVIATFTGVSHGEEGLQFIPSPMETAETYGDVFGIIGVTALGAAVVLLALAPLLKRGMHPGHEDTAQPTEF